From one Anopheles bellator chromosome 1, idAnoBellAS_SP24_06.2, whole genome shotgun sequence genomic stretch:
- the LOC131205967 gene encoding uncharacterized protein LOC131205967, protein MKRHQKKNYGGVANLCGTGMTNVKTFVFLDLETTGLPWNEFNRTTITELSMVACGKQHLLDTISCLPRVLHKLSLCFNPSRRISHGSSLKTGLYNDLLQYEGKFDSGAGEMVKLFLERLQKPICFVAHNGYRFDFILLKKQLASLDVQLDGPFVCIDTLPAFRAIEADFERSFIDNNEGLDSELMELEYETICVMEKLERESSEESSSPTQLTVLDEQIEKNYKQALHSYLNLTPEELPNSSLVEANCPASQLGSTAIKQEDNAFSALECLVGEDGSTDYQKRNETTPSNRHTKSRNAPAKEQSFNESEKQSSLSTAKVRAARKRLFNGPNQNSQNGSVICGTWLNSGKPTRRGYSLSEIYKRTMGKELISAHQAESDVLAMIECVIVHADRFVQYAEANCVPYENIKENF, encoded by the exons ATGAAGCGTCAccaaaaaaag AACTATGGTGGCGTCGCAAACCTGTGCGGAACAGGGATGACTAACGTTAAAACGTTTGTCTTCTTGGACCTCGAAACGACCGGCCTTCCATGGAATGAGTTCAACAGAACCACAATAACCGAATTGTCCATGGTTGCGTGTGGCAAACAGCATCTTCTGGACACGATCAGCTGCCTTCCACGGGTACTGCACAAGCTATCGCTCTGCTTCAATCCATCTCGAAGGATTTCACATGGGTCATCGCTTAAAACGG GTTTGTACAACGATTTGCTTCAGTATGAGGGGAAGTTCGATTCGGGTGCCGGTGAAATGGTGAAACTATTCCTGGAGCGCTTGCAAAAACCGATATGCTTTGTGGCACACAACGGATACAGGTTTGACTTTATTCTACTCAAGAAGCAGCTAGCGAGCCTCGATGTGCAGTTGGACGGGCCATTCGTTTGCATCGACACACTTCCTGCCTTCCGAGCGATAGAGGCGGACTTCGAACGGTCATTCATTGACAATAACGAAGGTTTGGACAGTGAGCTTATGGAGCTTGAGTATGAAACGATTTGCGTCATGGAAAAACTTGAGCGTGAGTCAAGCGAGGAGTCTTCTTCGCCCACTCAATTGACAGTTTTAGATGAGCAAATTGAAAAGAACTACAAACAAGCGCTACATTCCTATTTAAATTTGACTCCCGAAGAGTTGCCTAACAGCAGTTTGGTTGAAGCCAACTGTCCTGCTTCACAGCTGGGCAGCACGGCCATCAAACAGGAAGATAATGCTTTCAGTGCTTTGGAATGCCTGGTTGGAGAGGATGGTTCGACCGATTACCAAAAGCGGAACGAAACTACCCCTAGTAATAGACACACAAAATCAAGAAACGCTCCTGCGAAAGAACAATCTTTCAATGAATCGGAAAAGCAATCTTCGCTGTCAACTGCAAAAGTACGGGCGGCACGTAAGCGGCTGTTCAATGGACCGAATCAAAATTCACAAAACGGATCTGTAATCTGCGGTACTTGGCTGAATAGTGGCAAACCGACTCGAAGGGGGTACTCTTTGTCGGAAATATACAAGCGCACCATGGGTAAGGAGTTAATATCGGCACATCAAGCAGAGAGTGATGTTTTGGCCATGATCGAGTGTGTGATCGTTCACGCCGATCGATTCGTGCAGTACGCGGAAGCGAACTGTGTTCCGTACGAAAACATCAAGGAAAATTTTTGA